Proteins from a genomic interval of Oreochromis aureus strain Israel breed Guangdong linkage group 6, ZZ_aureus, whole genome shotgun sequence:
- the kif16ba gene encoding kinesin-like protein KIF16B isoform X6, translated as MASVRVAVRVRPMNRREKDLMAKCIIEMEGTKTSITNLKISDGVLGDSVREHTKTFTYDFSYDSMDCKSATFISQEKVFKDLGSDVLKAAFEGYNACVFAYGQTGSGKSYTMMGAPGDAGLIPRICEGLFSRISEATRWDEASFRTEVSYLEIYNERVRDLLRRKSTQTYNLRVREHPKGGPYVEDLSKHLVQNYGDVEELMEAGNINRTTASTGMNDVSSRSHAIFTINFTQAKFDAEMPSETLSKIHLVDLAGSERADATGATGVRLKEGGNINKSLVTLGNVISALADMSQGGVNTNLKKKSVFVPYRDSVLTWLLKDSLGGNSKTIMIATISPADVNYGETLSTLRYANRAKNIINKPTINEDANVRLIRELRAEIARLKALLVQGNQIALLDSPTALSMEEKLHQNEARVLELTKEWTNKWNETQNILKEETLALRKEGIGVVLDSELPHLIGIDDDLLSTGIILYHLKEGRTYVGREDASTEQDIILHGLDLESEHCMFENQNGTVTLVPLAGAQCSVNGVQVTEPSQLNQGAVILLGRTNMFRFNHPKEAAKLREKRKSGLLSTFSLSMTDLSKSCENLSTVMLYNPGLFTEKGPVFLRLEFERQQREELEKLEMKRRLIKEMEAKQQSEKAELERLQQEVESQRKESEEVQQRILRQEESLHRRSQDIESRLRDFLAEKERFEEERRSEINEVDLQRRRRRKEPQEREADRAEERDEQQRRHQEAAEQTEIYRELERLKREREEQRVRLETERRRLEEQEREQLNLVGRLEEQLREKHEAATALLTREDACRLEEEQRALAEIREALLRAKEAAERPDVEDAGEEARAAQSRYADFKVAQVKELGLLEEGLRQQRERLEKEVAAERGALLLLTHSLRERQQHLKDTQEKGAQDATAVCHEEQLLRQAEHRLQLKERQLANLADGLLPALAEEKQRASELLERSGNGNCDRPPGLDNTLFQVEKELEDKEEKLSLHWHSARQLQQLQETYEFTANVARQEEKVRRKEKEILESKEKQQREAMEQAVARLERRHSALRRSVSLEPDSEEQRSKSSVARTPRTGAELDQQRVQREIQKLRQRISEGDDTSRTHSISSDERAGQTHIQGLNTLLPLSDDRINAYIEEEVQRRLRKMNLLNGSSMDLSLSTESLRN; from the exons ATGGCGTCGGTCCGGGTGGCTGTGCGGGTCCGGCCCATGAACAGGCG GGAGAAGGATCTGATGGCAAAGTGCATCATCGAGATGGAAGGAACCAAAACCTCCATCACCAACCTGAAG atctccgACGGCGTTCTCGGCGACTCGGTGAGGGAGCACACCAAAACCTTCACGTACGACTTCTCCTACGACTCGATGGACTGTAAGAGCGCCACTTTCATCTCTCAGGAAAAG GTTTTCAAAGATTTGGGCTCCGACGTGCTGAAGGCGGCGTTCGAGGGCTACAACGCCTGCGTCTTTGCCTACGGTCAGACGGGCTCTGGGAAGTCCTACACCATGATGGGAGCGCCG GGCGACGCCGGCCTGATCCCGAGGATCTGTGAGGGTTTGTTCAGTCGGATCTCGGAGGCCACTCGATGGGACGAAGCTTCGTTTCGCACAGAAGTCAG CTACCTGGAGATCTACAACGAGAGGGTCAGAGACCTGCTGAGGAGGAAGTCCACTCAGACCTACAACCTGAGGGTCAGGGAGCATCCGAAAGGCGGGCCCTACGTGGAAG ATCTGTCCAAACACCTGGTGCAGAACTACGGTGACGTGGAGGAGCTGATGGAGGCCGGAAACATCAACCGCACCACCGCCAGCACCGGCATGAACGACGTCAGCAGCCGCTCGCACGCCATCTTCACCATCAACTTCACACAG GCCAAGTTCGATGCCGAGATGCCCAGCGAAACCCTCAGTAAGATCCACCTGGTCGATCTGGCCGGCAGCGAGCGAGCCGACGCCACCGGAGCCACTGGTGTCCGACTGAAGGAGGGCGGGAACATCAACAAGTCGCTGGTCACCCTGGGCAACGTCATCTCTGCTTTAG CCGACATGTCGCAGGGCGGCGTGAACACCAACCTGAAGAAGAAGTCGGTGTTCGTTCCCTACAGAGACTCGGTGCTGACGTGGCTGCTGAAGGACAGCCTGGGCGGAAACTCCAAGACCATCATGATCGCCA CCATTTCTCCCGCCGACGTAAATTACGGCGAGACGCTCAGCACTTTGCGCTACGCCAACCGAGCCAAGAACATCATCAACAAACCCACCATCAACGAGGACGCCAATGTCAGGCTGATCCGAGAACTGCGGGCTGAAATCGCCCGGCTCAAAGCTCTGCTGGTCCAGGGCAACCAG ATCGCTCTGTTGGACTCGCCCACCGCTCTGAGCATGGAGGAGAAGCTGCACCAGAATGAAGCCCGG GTCTTGGAGCTGACTAAAGAGTGGACCAACAAATGGAACGAGACTCAAAACATCCTCAAG GAGGAGACGCTCGCTCTGAGGAAAGAGGGCATCGGCGTGGTGCTGGACTCCGAGCTGCCTCATCTCATTGGCATCGACGACGACCTCCTCAGCACCGGCATCATCCTCTACCATTTAAAG GAGGGGCGGACCTACGTGGGCAGAGAGGACGCGTCCACAGAGCAGGACATCA TCCTGCACGGTCTGGACCTGGAGAGCGAGCACTGCATGTTTGAGAACCAGAACGGGACGGTGACTCTGGTGCCGCTCGCCGGAGCTCAGTGTTCGGTCAACGGAGTCCAGGTGACGGAGCCGTCGCAGCTGAACCAGG GCGCCGTCATTCTGCTCGGCAGGACCAACATGTTTCGCTTCAACCATCCAAAGGAGGCGGCCAAGCTGCGGGAGAAACGAAAG AGTGGCCTTCTCTCCACATTCAGCCTCTCCATGACCGATCTGTCCAAGTCCTGCGAGAACCTCTCCACTGTGATGCTCTACAACCCCGG TCTCTTCACTGAGAAGGGCCCCGTCTTCCTCAG GTTGGAGTTTGAGCGACAGCAGcgagaagagctggagaagcTGGAGATGAAGAG GAGGCTGATCAAAGAGATGGAGGCCAAGCAGCAGAGCGAGAAGGCGGAGCTGGAACGCCTCCAGCAGGAGGTGGAGAGTCAGCGCAAGGAGTCCGAGGAGGTGCAGCAGCGGATCCTCCGCCAGGAGGAGAGCCTCCACCGCCGCAGCCAGGACATCGAGAGCCGGCTGCGAGACTTCCTGGCTGAGAAGGAGCGCTTCGAGGAGGAGAGGCGCTCCGAGATCAATGAGGTGGATCTCCAGCGGAGGCGACGGCGGAAGGAGCCGCAGGAGCGCGAGGCAGACCGTGCGGAGGAGCGGGATGAGCAGCAGCGGAGGCACCAGGAGGCGGCAGAGCAGACGGAGATCTACCGCGAGCTGGAGCGGCTGAAGAGGGAGCGCGAGGAGCAGCGGGTGCGTCTGGAGACGGAGCGGCGGCGGCTGGAGGAGCAGGAGCGCGAGCAGCTGAATCTGGTGGGGCGGCTGGAGGAGCAGCTGAGGGAGAAACACGAAGCCGCCACTGCCCTGCTGACCCGGGAGGATGCCTGCCGCCTGGAGGAAGAGCAGCGGGCGCTGGCAGAGATCAGAGAAGCCCTCCTCCGCGCCAAAGAGGCCGCCGAGCGGCCGGACGTGGAGGACGCTGGCGAGGAGGCGCGGGCCGCCCAGAGCCGCTACGCTGACTTCAAGGTGGCTCAGGTGAAGGAGCTGGGCCTGCTGGAGGAGGGGCTGCGGCAGCAGAGGGAGCGCCTGGAGAAGGAGGTTGCCGCAGAGCGCGGCGCCCTGCTGCTCCTCACCCACAGCCTGAGAGAGCGCCAGCAGCACCTGAAGGACACGCAGGAGAAGGGAGCGCAGGACGCCACCGCTGTCTGCCACGAGGAGCAGCTGCTCCGACAGGCGGAGCACAGGCTGCAGCTAAAGGAGCGACAGCTCGCCAACCTCGCTGACGGCCTCCTCCCCGCCCTCGCCGAGGAGAAGCAGAGAGCCTCGGAGCTGCTGGAGCGGAGCGGCAACGGGAACTGCGACCGACCTCCGGGGCTCGACAACACGCTGTTCCAGGTGGAGAAGGAGCTGGAGGACAAAGAGGAGAAGCTGAGCCTCCATTGGCACAGCGCCCGGCAGCTCCAGCAGCTCCAGGAGACCTACGAGTTCACGGCTAATGTGGCGCGGCAGGAGGAGAAGGTGAGGAGGAAGGAGAAGGAGATCCTGGAGTCAAAGGAGAAGCAGCAGAGGGAGGCGATGGAGCAGGCCGTGGCCCGGCTGGAGAGGAGGCACTCCGCCCTGAGGCGAAGCGTCTCCCTCGAGCCCGACTCCGAGGAGCAGAGAAGCAAGAGCTCCGTCGCCAGGACCCCGAGGACGGGGGCGGAGCTGGACCAGCAGAG AGTGCAGCGTGAGATCCAGAAGCTGCGGCAGCGGATCAGCGAGGGCGACGACACCAGCCGGACGCACTCCATCAGCAGCGACGAGCGGGCGGGTCAGACCCACATCCAGGGTCTGAACACGCTGCTGCCGCTGTCCGACGACAG GATAAACGCCTACATCGAAGAGGAAGTCCAGCGGCGGCTACGGAAGATGAACCTCCTGAACGGCAGCAGCATGGATCTGTCTCTGTCCACAGAATCGCTGCGA AACTGA